One Patescibacteria group bacterium DNA segment encodes these proteins:
- a CDS encoding GNAT family N-acetyltransferase, with translation MSNYEFLKEYQQLQYQIMFGKLTDLGFASVSYCEDDKSAWWNQALIENEITPEQIKVIEQTMISQSRTPVIYFENNKSESFIDLLKQSGYKFEYEDSWMFHAGENIDYDRSHHVKKVENEEDLKIFIDTFDKCYQKDDPQNPFGELGDYLKATARAWKAHHSTNRVEYFIVYKDNQPVAVSTLTNLKGGGYISNVGSLREVRGEGFGKTATLFALERSVENGNTIHYLATEAGTYPNEFYKKIGFTTRFTAVGYKKS, from the coding sequence ATGAGCAACTACGAGTTTCTAAAAGAATATCAGCAACTCCAATATCAGATTATGTTTGGAAAACTTACTGATTTGGGCTTTGCCTCAGTTAGCTACTGTGAAGACGATAAATCGGCCTGGTGGAACCAGGCTCTGATAGAAAATGAGATTACCCCAGAACAGATAAAAGTCATTGAGCAAACCATGATTAGCCAAAGCAGAACGCCTGTCATCTATTTTGAGAACAATAAATCCGAATCATTTATAGACCTACTAAAACAATCCGGCTATAAGTTTGAGTATGAGGATTCGTGGATGTTCCATGCGGGTGAAAATATTGATTATGACAGATCTCACCATGTGAAAAAGGTGGAAAATGAAGAAGATTTAAAGATATTTATCGACACTTTTGATAAATGTTATCAAAAAGATGATCCCCAGAACCCCTTTGGTGAATTGGGAGATTATCTCAAAGCTACAGCTAGAGCCTGGAAAGCCCACCATTCCACCAACAGAGTAGAATACTTCATAGTTTATAAAGATAACCAACCCGTGGCCGTGTCTACGTTGACCAACTTGAAGGGAGGCGGATATATCTCTAATGTGGGGTCTCTGCGGGAAGTCAGGGGAGAAGGGTTTGGCAAGACAGCTACATTATTCGCACTAGAAAGATCTGTAGAAAATGGCAATACCATTCATTACTTGGCTACTGAGGCAGGAACTTATCCCAATGAGTTTTATAAAAAGATTGGATTTACAACCAGATTCACCGCAGTGGGTTATAAAAAAAGTTAA
- a CDS encoding radical SAM protein produces MTQSLHYTCVVGVFCGTDGELASLHSSKYACPLGLLVMLTALKRVYPEINAIVYNLEVTSGEVLRRDIVQYISEYGQGHVLVCMTLTAGNVPQCMRWAQELRDLGCHIFIGGPEVTAVTAPFYAKHPFINGCVVGGGENILPIIVEQGFGVGENIFTKEHSPNTTIWHPFDFVNAGVDYNLLYALSSHKGISALFAGDCALTATGQRCVFCGRATMGHSSRPDPKVFWDELETAHAAGVDIIYNTADTVGVYPREFNELATAVPTWRQQVLAEKPEPERWMKAFMNATQLTDEFCYCAKAVGARFAIGVESLTDIQIAGKGNTQIGHIERAFQRASRFGVPLIATSIAGLPGTGSESWEADTEAMLNFYTSYAADGTLVWVTHSPLLIILGSRLFLQVLEKMGLSAQDPTYWPRESRWEAYNPIRMTAYYYDQFCGGSYEEAVQSVCGFLEKAKGVFGNRITLDSKGMDPDLWLLYGESLRSSV; encoded by the coding sequence ATGACACAATCACTTCATTATACCTGTGTTGTCGGTGTCTTCTGCGGCACCGACGGCGAGTTAGCCTCGCTCCATTCCAGTAAGTATGCGTGCCCCCTTGGGTTGTTGGTAATGCTGACGGCCTTAAAGAGAGTTTACCCAGAGATAAACGCCATCGTTTATAATTTGGAGGTAACTTCGGGGGAGGTATTGCGTCGAGACATTGTTCAATATATTTCGGAATACGGCCAAGGGCATGTTTTAGTCTGCATGACTTTGACCGCTGGCAATGTTCCTCAATGTATGAGATGGGCACAAGAGCTGCGCGATCTTGGCTGCCATATTTTTATAGGCGGGCCAGAAGTAACTGCAGTTACCGCTCCCTTCTACGCTAAACATCCATTTATAAATGGATGTGTCGTGGGTGGAGGCGAAAATATTCTGCCGATTATTGTTGAGCAAGGCTTCGGAGTCGGAGAGAATATTTTTACAAAAGAGCATTCTCCCAACACAACAATCTGGCATCCTTTTGACTTTGTTAATGCAGGGGTAGATTACAATCTGCTTTATGCCTTATCCAGTCATAAGGGAATAAGTGCTTTATTCGCCGGCGACTGCGCTTTGACGGCCACCGGGCAACGCTGCGTCTTTTGTGGCAGAGCAACGATGGGTCATTCCAGTCGTCCCGATCCTAAAGTATTCTGGGATGAATTGGAGACAGCCCACGCAGCAGGGGTGGATATTATTTATAACACCGCTGATACTGTGGGAGTATACCCAAGGGAGTTTAACGAATTGGCCACCGCAGTTCCTACATGGCGACAGCAAGTGTTAGCAGAAAAGCCGGAACCCGAACGCTGGATGAAGGCCTTTATGAATGCGACTCAACTCACGGATGAGTTTTGCTACTGCGCTAAGGCAGTTGGCGCCCGGTTCGCTATTGGCGTTGAATCCCTGACCGATATTCAAATTGCCGGTAAGGGCAATACCCAGATCGGCCACATCGAAAGAGCGTTCCAAAGGGCCTCTCGATTCGGAGTGCCTTTGATCGCAACTTCGATTGCTGGCTTACCGGGAACTGGGTCAGAAAGCTGGGAGGCCGACACGGAAGCGATGCTGAATTTCTATACTTCTTATGCCGCTGATGGCACCTTGGTCTGGGTAACCCATTCCCCCTTGTTGATTATTCTGGGGTCCAGATTATTCCTGCAAGTATTGGAGAAGATGGGTTTAAGCGCACAAGATCCGACGTACTGGCCGCGAGAAAGCCGATGGGAGGCCTATAACCCCATTCGCATGACCGCATATTATTACGACCAGTTCTGTGGCGGGTCCTATGAAGAAGCAGTCCAGAGCGTTTGCGGATTCTTGGAAAAAGCCAAAGGAGTATTTGGTAATCGGATTACTCTCGATTCTAAGGGAATGGATCCGGATCTCTGGCTGCTCTACGGCGAATCCTTGAGATCTTCTGTTTGA
- a CDS encoding YdcF family protein, with product MPDSVDKLAKIIWDYHHMQHQLQKSDCIVVLGSQDTRVAERGAQLLLEGWAPLIVFSGGFGRITKNIWKETEAEKFKQIALAMGVPPDKILVEDTSTNTGENITSVRKLLENKSIDIKRIIAVHKPYMERRTYATFKKLWPEIDVLVTSPQIAYENYPTAEISEEDVINIMVGDLQRIKLYPEMGFQISQVIPDKVWSAYEQLVALGYSKCLIRK from the coding sequence ATGCCTGATTCAGTAGATAAATTAGCTAAGATAATTTGGGATTACCATCATATGCAACATCAGCTTCAGAAATCTGATTGCATTGTGGTTTTGGGTAGCCAAGACACCCGGGTGGCTGAAAGGGGAGCGCAATTACTATTAGAGGGATGGGCGCCTCTTATAGTTTTTTCCGGCGGTTTTGGAAGGATTACTAAAAATATATGGAAAGAAACTGAAGCGGAGAAGTTCAAACAAATTGCCTTAGCTATGGGCGTACCTCCGGACAAGATATTAGTTGAAGACACATCTACCAATACAGGAGAAAACATCACCTCTGTTAGAAAACTACTAGAAAACAAGAGTATCGATATTAAACGGATAATCGCTGTGCATAAACCTTATATGGAACGTAGAACTTATGCCACTTTTAAGAAATTATGGCCAGAAATAGATGTCTTGGTTACTTCTCCGCAGATAGCCTATGAAAATTATCCTACTGCAGAGATTTCCGAAGAAGATGTCATCAACATTATGGTCGGCGATCTGCAACGGATTAAATTATATCCAGAGATGGGGTTCCAGATCAGTCAAGTAATTCCTGATAAGGTGTGGTCTGCCTATGAGCAACTCGTAGCCTTAGGTTACAGCAAGTGTTTGATTAGGAAATAA
- the lgt gene encoding prolipoprotein diacylglyceryl transferase, with product MSYYEIKRIGIAAGGLLICTMIGWWLHPYFAGLKEIQPVIFQLGIWQIRWYGVLMASAVVLALLGLSRLAKATIWEPHILGLVTSAVGGGIIGARLLFVILKWSEFASTPLEIFNLPGGGLSIHGALLGGAVMMFWYCRAHQLSFGAAADMIVPWVALGQMIGRFGNFFNQEAFGGPTSSPWKMWITPALRPEAWQNYSWFHPTFLYESIGLLIVLLILLIAQRKQLPAGTVAFVYTGAYSVLRFGIEFFRIDSDKWGNLTVAQWGSLVIILISLIGGLILRYSSRPKL from the coding sequence ATGAGCTACTACGAAATCAAGCGAATCGGGATTGCAGCAGGGGGATTATTAATTTGTACAATGATTGGCTGGTGGCTGCATCCGTATTTTGCTGGACTAAAAGAAATTCAGCCAGTTATTTTCCAATTGGGTATTTGGCAAATTCGCTGGTACGGCGTTTTAATGGCAAGCGCAGTAGTGCTGGCTCTCTTAGGTCTTAGTCGCTTAGCCAAAGCGACGATATGGGAACCGCATATTTTAGGTTTAGTGACTAGCGCAGTCGGCGGAGGTATTATCGGCGCTCGTTTATTATTTGTAATTTTGAAATGGTCAGAATTTGCCTCTACGCCGCTGGAAATATTTAATTTGCCGGGCGGTGGTTTAAGTATTCATGGAGCTTTATTGGGAGGAGCTGTGATGATGTTTTGGTATTGCCGAGCGCATCAACTATCTTTTGGAGCAGCGGCTGATATGATTGTCCCCTGGGTGGCTTTGGGGCAAATGATTGGCCGATTCGGTAATTTTTTTAATCAAGAAGCTTTTGGGGGTCCGACTAGTAGCCCATGGAAAATGTGGATAACGCCAGCACTGCGGCCGGAGGCCTGGCAAAATTATAGTTGGTTCCACCCGACTTTTTTATATGAAAGCATTGGGTTGCTGATAGTTCTGTTAATTTTGTTAATTGCTCAACGCAAACAGCTGCCGGCGGGAACGGTGGCCTTCGTTTATACCGGGGCTTATTCGGTGCTGAGATTCGGCATCGAATTTTTCCGTATCGATAGCGATAAGTGGGGGAACCTGACAGTCGCCCAATGGGGCAGTCTAGTTATTATACTCATCAGCCTGATTGGTGGTTTAATATTAAGGTATAGTAGTCGACCTAAATTATGA
- the rmuC gene encoding DNA recombination protein RmuC: MINTLLVILSLISLATLGALVWVLKRLSAKQPDTSPAVNQSLDALLRDTRDLRVDQKLIRESSHTLNQDLRSLADLLQQFKIRQEERNHREEEYTSSIKDSIKGIEHLFKGSKSKGMAGENILREIFKIFPPELIVFDYKVEGRPVEFGLKLPDGRIVPMDSKVVALEEMNQLVTENNEDTRQKLIKKIETEVMKKIKEVAEYVHPPITWDRALMMVPDAIYSILKESFTRAYSQSVILIPFSMAVPYILTFLDLHKKTLATYDEQQVHAFLEDLDRALGEMDTVLENQIARGNTMIGNAYTEYKKIVGKVRGRMTYLAEAEKPQLLKSTAPKEEPELVKQP; this comes from the coding sequence ATGATCAATACTCTCTTAGTAATCCTTAGTTTGATCAGCTTAGCCACCCTGGGGGCATTGGTTTGGGTATTAAAGCGTCTGTCGGCCAAACAGCCTGATACTAGCCCAGCGGTAAATCAGAGCTTAGATGCGCTACTCCGGGATACGCGGGATCTGAGGGTAGATCAAAAGTTAATTCGCGAATCGAGCCATACGCTCAATCAAGACCTGAGGAGTTTAGCGGATCTATTACAGCAGTTCAAAATTCGCCAAGAGGAGCGCAATCACCGCGAAGAAGAATATACTTCGTCCATCAAAGATTCTATTAAAGGCATTGAGCACCTGTTTAAAGGGTCGAAATCCAAAGGTATGGCCGGAGAAAACATTTTACGGGAGATCTTTAAAATTTTCCCACCCGAGCTGATCGTGTTTGATTACAAAGTAGAAGGCCGCCCCGTCGAATTTGGCTTGAAACTTCCGGATGGCCGGATTGTGCCGATGGATTCCAAAGTAGTGGCGCTGGAAGAAATGAACCAATTAGTGACGGAAAATAACGAGGACACTCGGCAAAAACTAATCAAAAAAATTGAAACCGAGGTCATGAAAAAAATCAAAGAAGTAGCCGAGTATGTCCATCCGCCCATCACGTGGGACCGGGCCTTGATGATGGTGCCAGACGCCATCTATTCCATCTTGAAAGAATCGTTCACCCGAGCTTACAGTCAATCGGTCATTTTAATTCCTTTCAGTATGGCCGTGCCGTATATTTTGACTTTTCTCGATCTGCATAAAAAAACTTTAGCGACCTACGATGAGCAGCAAGTACACGCTTTTCTGGAAGATCTGGACAGGGCATTAGGAGAAATGGATACTGTCTTGGAAAACCAAATTGCTCGGGGCAATACGATGATCGGTAATGCTTACACCGAATACAAAAAAATTGTCGGGAAAGTGCGGGGACGGATGACCTATTTGGCCGAAGCAGAAAAACCGCAACTACTGAAATCGACCGCACCCAAAGAAGAACC